One Psychrobacillus glaciei genomic region harbors:
- a CDS encoding ABC transporter permease, with the protein MANTQNVVSPQSVKDEWFRPKQKEKGKAESVVRPSLSYWKDAWRRLRKNKLAMGGLIFLILLALFAIFGPIFSSYSVTATDYPNQNKAPSMAHWFGTDEAGRDVFIRTWYGARISLFVGLMAALIDFFIGIIYGGVSGYKGGRADAVMMRIIEVLYGLPHLLVVILLMVVMGPSLTTIIVALTVTGWVGMARIVRGQVLQIKNYEFVTASKSFGAKTSRIIRKNLLPNTMGPIIVQMTLTVPSAIFAEAFLSFLGLGIAAPFASWGVMANDALPVILSGHWWRLFFPAFFISLTMFAFNVLGDGLQDALDPKLRR; encoded by the coding sequence ATGGCTAATACACAAAATGTGGTATCCCCACAAAGTGTAAAAGACGAATGGTTTCGACCAAAACAGAAGGAAAAAGGAAAAGCAGAATCAGTTGTACGCCCTTCTCTATCTTATTGGAAAGATGCGTGGCGTCGACTGCGCAAAAATAAACTTGCAATGGGTGGACTGATATTTCTAATTTTACTTGCACTCTTTGCCATATTTGGTCCAATTTTTTCTTCTTATTCTGTAACAGCAACAGATTATCCGAATCAAAACAAAGCTCCTTCCATGGCTCATTGGTTTGGTACGGATGAGGCTGGTAGAGATGTATTTATTAGAACATGGTATGGTGCTCGTATTTCCTTGTTTGTTGGATTAATGGCAGCACTTATCGACTTTTTTATAGGAATTATATATGGCGGAGTTAGTGGATATAAGGGTGGAAGAGCAGACGCCGTCATGATGCGGATAATTGAAGTATTATATGGGTTACCACACTTGTTGGTCGTTATTTTATTGATGGTAGTAATGGGGCCAAGCCTAACTACAATAATAGTGGCGCTTACAGTGACTGGATGGGTAGGTATGGCTCGAATTGTTAGAGGACAGGTACTGCAAATTAAAAACTATGAATTCGTGACAGCATCCAAATCCTTTGGTGCCAAGACTTCTAGAATTATTCGTAAAAATCTACTACCAAATACGATGGGACCCATTATTGTACAGATGACACTTACCGTACCAAGTGCTATTTTTGCGGAAGCATTTCTAAGTTTCCTTGGTTTGGGCATTGCAGCTCCTTTTGCAAGTTGGGGTGTTATGGCGAATGACGCGTTGCCAGTCATTTTATCTGGGCACTGGTGGCGTTTGTTTTTCCCAGCTTTTTTCATATCTTTAACTATGTTTGCTTTTAACGTATTGGGAGATGGTTTACAAGATGCTCTTGATCCGAAGCTTAGGAGGTGA
- a CDS encoding ABC transporter ATP-binding protein: protein MRKNKKIISNEKVLQVNNLQVSFRTYGGEVEAVRGVNFDLYRGETLAIVGESGCGKSVTSNAILGLIPQPAGIIKNGSILFKGKDLTKLSKAQLRKIQGVDVSLIFQDPMTALNPTLSIGEQLTEGLRTHKKIGKQEAKQKAIDMLELVGISNPEERLKQFPHQFSGGMRQRIVIAIALICDPELLIADEPTTALDVTIQAQILELFEEIQRKTQISIILITHDLGVVAKIADRIAVMYAGKLVEIGDKREIFYTPEHPYTKGLLNSVPRLDLVEEELQPIEGTPPDLFSPPKGCPFSARCDYAMEVCDHVYPITTKLSVAHGVDCWLQDSRAKVLQVQR from the coding sequence ATGAGAAAAAATAAGAAAATTATATCCAATGAAAAAGTATTACAAGTTAATAACTTACAAGTTTCTTTCCGAACATACGGCGGTGAGGTAGAAGCGGTTCGAGGGGTTAACTTCGACTTATATAGAGGAGAAACACTCGCAATTGTAGGTGAATCAGGTTGTGGAAAAAGTGTAACATCCAATGCAATTCTGGGCCTAATTCCACAGCCGGCTGGAATTATTAAAAATGGGAGCATTTTATTTAAAGGAAAAGATTTAACTAAATTGTCTAAAGCACAATTACGAAAAATACAAGGGGTCGACGTTTCGCTGATTTTTCAAGATCCGATGACAGCATTAAATCCAACGCTTTCTATAGGGGAACAGCTAACGGAAGGTCTTCGCACTCACAAAAAAATAGGAAAGCAAGAAGCTAAGCAGAAAGCGATTGATATGTTGGAGCTTGTAGGAATTTCGAATCCAGAAGAACGATTGAAACAGTTTCCTCACCAATTTTCAGGGGGAATGCGCCAACGAATTGTGATTGCAATTGCACTCATATGCGATCCGGAGTTACTTATTGCAGATGAACCAACAACAGCCTTAGATGTAACGATTCAAGCGCAAATCTTAGAGCTGTTTGAAGAAATTCAACGGAAAACACAAATATCGATTATCTTAATCACGCATGATCTAGGAGTAGTTGCAAAAATTGCCGATCGGATTGCTGTTATGTACGCAGGGAAACTTGTAGAGATTGGGGATAAAAGAGAAATATTCTATACTCCCGAGCATCCTTATACAAAAGGATTGTTAAACTCTGTTCCACGGCTAGACTTAGTGGAAGAGGAGTTGCAACCAATCGAAGGAACTCCACCGGATTTATTCTCACCACCAAAGGGATGTCCATTTTCAGCACGTTGTGATTACGCAATGGAAGTGTGTGATCATGTTTATCCAATTACAACTAAGTTATCTGTAGCACATGGTGTCGACTGTTGGCTACAAGACAGTCGTGCAAAGGTTTTACAAGTACAAAGATAA